One Dictyoglomus turgidum DSM 6724 DNA window includes the following coding sequences:
- a CDS encoding Gfo/Idh/MocA family protein, whose translation MDKVRVGLVGAGFIARIHMSAYKEISPYVDIVGVCSGRRENAERFAKEYGIPKVFDNYEELCASFDVDVVDVCTPTNLHDEVIICAAKNKKHVMCEKPLTGYFGEDTDKELVGIEVPKSFMYKKVLEKIEKIEKVIKENRVKFMYGENLVYAPSIEKMKRMILASSSPILEIRAECSHSGSHASYAKKWRTSGGGSLMRLGSHPVAVVLHLKHYEGLIKDGKPIRAKAVWGEVGNLTKIDKFLKEEKHYVATSWEDVEDWSVIVIDFEDGTKGIIFSNDISLGGLKNWVQVSLSSGMIYANINPNNMMVAYTPEESIWKEEYIAEKIETKAGWNFPSPDDFWTRGFPQELKDFILAVIEDREPISSFDLAKETAKVLYAGYYSSEEGRKIEIE comes from the coding sequence ATGGACAAAGTAAGGGTTGGACTTGTAGGGGCAGGTTTCATAGCAAGGATTCATATGTCAGCATACAAAGAGATTTCTCCATATGTAGATATAGTGGGGGTTTGTTCTGGGAGAAGAGAGAATGCAGAGAGATTTGCAAAAGAGTATGGAATTCCAAAGGTTTTTGATAACTATGAAGAACTTTGTGCATCTTTTGATGTTGATGTGGTGGATGTATGTACTCCTACTAATCTTCATGACGAAGTTATTATTTGTGCTGCTAAAAATAAAAAGCATGTAATGTGTGAGAAGCCTCTTACAGGCTATTTTGGAGAGGATACCGACAAGGAACTTGTAGGAATAGAAGTGCCTAAAAGTTTTATGTATAAAAAGGTTTTGGAGAAGATAGAAAAGATTGAAAAAGTAATAAAAGAAAATAGGGTTAAGTTTATGTACGGAGAGAATTTGGTGTACGCTCCTTCGATTGAAAAAATGAAGAGAATGATTTTAGCATCTTCTTCTCCTATTCTGGAGATCAGAGCGGAGTGTAGCCATTCTGGATCTCATGCCAGTTATGCTAAAAAATGGAGGACTTCTGGTGGGGGGAGCTTGATGAGGCTTGGCTCTCATCCTGTGGCTGTGGTACTTCACTTAAAGCACTATGAGGGATTGATTAAAGATGGAAAACCCATAAGAGCAAAAGCAGTGTGGGGCGAGGTTGGAAATTTAACAAAGATAGATAAATTTTTGAAGGAAGAGAAGCATTATGTGGCAACCTCTTGGGAGGATGTGGAAGATTGGTCCGTTATTGTTATTGATTTTGAAGATGGAACAAAGGGCATAATTTTTTCCAATGATATTAGCCTTGGGGGATTAAAAAATTGGGTGCAAGTAAGTCTTTCTTCAGGCATGATTTATGCCAATATAAATCCAAATAATATGATGGTGGCTTATACTCCTGAAGAATCTATTTGGAAAGAGGAGTATATAGCTGAAAAAATTGAGACAAAGGCAGGATGGAATTTTCCATCTCCTGACGATTTTTGGACTAGAGGATTTCCTCAAGAACTTAAGGATTTTATCCTTGCAGTGATAGAAGATAGAGAACCTATATCTTCTTTCGATTTGGCAAAGGAAACAGCAAAAGTATTGTATGCTGGGTATTATTCCAGTGAAGAAGGGAGAAAAATTGAAATAGAGTAA
- a CDS encoding TRAP transporter substrate-binding protein: MKKYFTLLSLLLVVLFISSLSAQSTILIKATSPFPEGHIITQTMVEFKNIIEKETQGRIKFELSIAKDTEEQANERCSKGEVDMQFTGGRAIEVFAPQYFFINAPFVLKDYEHFFRIMKGPIGEKAKSEILKNGNMYTLGYLYRGYRQMTSNKPILGLKDLEGLKLRLPVVPTWIKVWETLGVKAVPVPLTGLYQALKDGTAEASEGDLTQISGYKLYEVQKYLIITNHLVSFGWVHMYKPTFDKLSKADQELFMKTAEKVCNTATMRLLASENDILRLLMENGMTVIYLDAKTMAQIRDKAKPAVEELFRTTWPVTTWEEVLKQ; this comes from the coding sequence ATGAAAAAATATTTTACCTTATTAAGTCTTCTTTTGGTAGTTCTTTTTATCTCTTCCCTCTCTGCTCAGAGCACTATACTTATAAAAGCCACATCGCCATTCCCAGAAGGGCATATAATAACTCAGACCATGGTGGAGTTCAAAAATATAATTGAAAAGGAGACGCAAGGAAGGATCAAATTTGAACTTTCTATTGCAAAGGACACAGAGGAGCAGGCCAACGAAAGATGTTCTAAGGGAGAGGTAGATATGCAATTTACAGGAGGGAGAGCTATAGAGGTATTTGCACCTCAATATTTCTTTATTAATGCACCCTTTGTCTTAAAGGATTACGAACATTTCTTTAGAATAATGAAAGGACCAATTGGGGAAAAGGCAAAAAGTGAGATTCTTAAAAATGGTAACATGTACACTCTTGGTTATCTTTATAGAGGATATAGGCAGATGACTTCTAATAAACCAATACTTGGATTAAAAGATCTTGAAGGGCTGAAACTTAGACTTCCGGTAGTCCCTACTTGGATTAAGGTTTGGGAAACTCTTGGGGTAAAGGCGGTTCCTGTTCCTTTAACTGGATTATATCAGGCTCTAAAAGATGGCACTGCTGAAGCATCAGAGGGAGATTTAACTCAGATTTCGGGATATAAACTTTATGAGGTGCAAAAGTATTTAATCATCACAAATCACCTTGTTTCCTTTGGTTGGGTGCACATGTATAAACCAACCTTTGATAAACTCTCTAAGGCAGATCAAGAATTGTTTATGAAGACTGCTGAAAAAGTGTGTAATACAGCAACAATGAGGCTTCTTGCAAGTGAAAATGATATTTTAAGACTACTTATGGAAAATGGTATGACTGTTATATATTTAGATGCTAAAACCATGGCCCAGATAAGAGATAAAGCAAAACCAGCTGTAGAAGAGCTTTTCAGAACTACATGGCCTGTTACTACATGGGAAGAGGTTCTTAAGCAATAA